In the Oncorhynchus keta strain PuntledgeMale-10-30-2019 chromosome 14, Oket_V2, whole genome shotgun sequence genome, one interval contains:
- the LOC127907199 gene encoding uncharacterized protein LOC127907199 produces the protein MVGTVRKNEPELPLHSSQQGGERPSHQFAFTPTTTLVSYLTKRNKNVVLLSTLHKTAEISDREDRKPAIILDYNHNKGDVDNLDKVIGTYSCRRMTARWPLVIFHNIIYVSSYNAFVIWNNINPTWMPDKGNNINPTWMPDKGNNINPTWMPDKRNKRRVFLEQLEKTLVTPHIQRRERLPRTAASTALVKTVQGAESWPDLPEAGAGKRRRCQILSPNGL, from the coding sequence atggttggcacagttagaaagaacgAGCCTGAGCTCCCGCTGCACTCCTctcaacaagggggagagaggccttctcatcagtttgccttcacccccaccaccactctagtttcttacctcACAAAGAGAaacaagaatgtggtcctcctgagcacactgcacaaaacagctgagatcagtgatcgtgaggacaggaagccagccatcatcctggactacaaccacaacaaaggagacgtggacaacctggacaaggtgattggaacttacagctgcaggaggatgactgcccgctggcccctggtcatcttccataacatcatttATGTGTCCTCATACAACGCCTTCGTGATATGGAACAAcatcaaccctacctggatgcctgataaggGGAACAAcatcaaccctacctggatgcctgataaggGGAACAAcatcaaccctacctggatgcctgataagcggaacaagaggagggtgttcctggagcagctggaAAAGAcacttgtaaccccacacattcaaagaagggagcgccTCCCCCGCACAGCGGCCTCTACAGCCCTCGTGAAAActgttcagggggctgaatcttgGCCTGATCTACCTGAggctggggcaggcaagaggaggagatgccaaaTTCTGTCCCCCAATGGACTGTAA